Genomic DNA from Chlorocebus sabaeus isolate Y175 chromosome 6, mChlSab1.0.hap1, whole genome shotgun sequence:
aagtgatcccctgcctcggccttccaaaatactgggattacaggcgtgagccactgcacccggccttttttctttttcttttctttttgtttttttgagatagggtcttgctgttgtccaggctggagtgcagtggtgcaatcatagctcactgcagctttgacctcctgggctcaagagatccgcccacctcagctccacaagtagctggactacagccacatgccaccatgcctggctaattttaaaatttttgtttaaagatgaggtctcactgtgttgcccaggctggtctcaaacccgcctcaagtgatcctcctgcctcagcctcccaaagtgctgggattataggcatgagccattgcacctggccaacaacAGAGCTCTGTTTCCTCACAGCTCTAGAGGCTGGAAGCCCgagatcaagatgtcagcagggctggttctcctgaggcctctctccttggcttgcctttggccatcttctccctgtgtcctcacatagtcgtccctctgtgtgtgtctgtgtcctgatttcctcttcttatttatttatttttttgagatggagtctggctctgtcgcccaggctggagtgcagtggccagatctcagctcagtgcaagctccgcctcccgggttcgccattctcctgcctcagcctccggagtagctgggactacaggcgcccgccacctcgcccggccagtatttttgtatttttttagtagagacggggtttcaccgtgttagccaggatggtctcgatctcctgacctcgtgatccgcccgtctcggcctcccaaagtgctgggattacaggcttgagccaccgcgcccggccgatctcctcttcttataaggacaccagtcacattggatGAGGGCCCGCCCACTCTAGTGACTTCattttacctctttaaagaccctctctccaaatacagccacattcaGCAGTATGAGGGGTTAGGACTCCAACATACGagttttggggagacacaattcagtaATAACACAGAGGGCAATAACGCAGCCACGCAACAGCACACCTCGGGAAGAGGCGCAGACTCGGAGATCCAGCCCTGGGTGCTCACAGAGCCGGAGGCACGAGCAGTAACGGGCGGGGGCGATGCCAAGGAGGCCCCTCCACAGGCGTTTCACTGAACCTGCACCTGGCAGCTGATGGCTCAGAAATTAAAGAAACCAagctgggcgcagcagctcacacctgtaatcccagcactttgggaggccaaggcaggacgattgcttgagcctaggagtttgagaccagcctgggcaacatagcgagactgtctctacagatttttttttaaaaaacttaaccAGTTAGCAGGAATTTCTGgtgtcaggggaaaaaaaaaaaattagttgggtgtgcaattagccctgtgtggtggtgcacgaatgtagtcccagctactcgggaggcctgggcaggagacttgcctgagcccaggaggtggaggttgcagtgagccacgactgtgctgccaccctccagcctggacgacagagaaaaaccctgtctttaaaaaaaaaaaaaaaaaaagggtgggggcgGGCgtgtgtagtggctcatacctgtaatctcaatgcttcaggaggctgaggcaggtcatcacctgaggtcaggagttcgagaccagcctgaccaacatggtgaaatcccatctctactaaaaatacaaaaattagctgggtatggtggcaggtgcctgtaatcccagttactcgggaggctgaggcagaagaatcgcttggacctgggaggcagaggttgcagtgggccaagatcgcaccactgcactccagcctggacaacaagcgtgaaactgcatctcaaaaaaaacaaaacaacaaaaaaaaaacaggacaacATCAGAAGTTCCTGTCTTCAGGGAGTTTAGCTTCTAGGAAGTCGTTTCCACTCGTGACAAAATTCACAATTCCTAACTGGCTTTCTTACCCAGTATAGGTTACCTTTCCCCCAGGTGTCTCAAAAATACCTTTTTGCCTCAAACACGGGTTTGCTGTCATGAGAAGCCAAACGAGGTCATTGGAGAAATTTCATGGTATCCCTCCATCTCCATGGCTATGGGCTTGTAAGAAAGCAGGGTAGAAATTCACCACACactgttattgttttatttaatttgttagagatgccaccaagctcagctaattaaaaaaaaatttctttttactctgttgcccagactggagtgcagtggcacaatctccactggcatgtgccaccacattcgactagttttttgtgtttttagtagagaaggggtttcactatgttgaccaggctggtctcgaactcctgacctcaagcaatccacccgcctcagcctcccaaagtgctgggattacaggcgtgagccacagtgcccggcctttttaaaactttttttagcGATAGGGTCTCATTGTGCTGtccgggctggtcttaaactcctggcctcaaaggatcctcccgcctcggtctcTGGAAGCATTGGGATTTCAGGCCTGAGCCCCCGGCTGGGCCCCAGCGTGCTGTAACTATTGGCACTGCTGGTGATGCTTGCGTGGCCATGCTGTTAGGGTGGGCTCTGGAGGGAGGTGGGAGTTGGAGGAGGTGGAGATGGCCTATGGGAAAGAGTCCAAGCTGAGGGGCCATCAGGGGGACCACAGGGGAACAGAGCAGCTGGCCCAGGTGGCCCTTGGCTTCTGTACGCCTCTCACACTTGTCCCTCTTCCCCAGGCACACCCCTGGCACTGAAGCAGCTCCCGAAACCCCGCACGTCCCTCCGCGGCTTCCTGTACGAGTTCTGCGTGGGGCTCTCACTGGGCGTGCACTCAGCCATCGTGACAGCCTACGGCATTGGCATCGAGTCAGCACAATCCTACAGCTTCCTGACGGAGCCCGTCCTGCATGGGGACCTCATGGCCTTCATCCAGCCCAAGGTGCGTAGGCAGACCCCAAGCCACCTTCGAGtgcctctcctgcctcacagGAACGTCCTGAGCAGCCTGGGCCGCAGGAACCGCAGCCACTGCGTTGGGCCTCCCGGGGCCTCCCCTACCCCCCGGAGGCCCCTCACAGGGTCCACAGGACTCGTGGAGTTGTTAGGCCTCTTTGGAGTTCACAGACATCACAGAACCCACACGCTACACTATGGAGACCCACCAGGTAGCATCGGGTCACACTGGACCCCCATCAAGTCACAGGCCCTACAGGGTCACCCGAGGCCCCGCTTAACCTACAGGCCCTACAGGGTCACCCCAGGCTCCACTAAACCCACAGGCCCCATGGGGTCACCCCAGGCCCCACTGAACCCACAGGCCTCATGGGGTCACACTAGGCCCCAGTAAACCTACAGGCCCCATAGAGTCACACTAGGCCTTATGGGCTCACTCTAGGCCCCCTAAACCCACAGGCCTCACAGGTCACACTAGGCCTCACAGGGTCATCCTAGGCCCCACTAAACCCATAGACCTCATGGGGTCACCCTAGGCCCCAATAAAACTACAGGCCTCACAGGTCACACTAGGCCTCACAGGGTCATCCTAGGCCCCACTAAACCCATAGGCCTCATGGGGTCACACTAGGCCCCAATAAACCTATAGGCCTCACAGGTCACACTAGGCCTCACAGGGTCATCCTAGGCCCCACTAAACCCATAGACCTCATGGGGTCACACTAGGCCCCAATAAACCTATAGGCCTCACAGGTCACACTAGGCCTCACAGGGTCATCCTAGGCCTCATTAAACCCACAAGCCTCAGAGGGTCACCCGAGGCCCCGCTTAACCTACAGGCCCTACAGGGTCACCCCAGGCCCCACTAAACCCACAGGCCTCATGGGGTCACACTAGGCCCCAGTAAACCTACAGGCCCCATAGAGTCACACTAGGCCTTATGGGGTCACTCTAGGCCCCCTAAACCCACAAGCCTCACAGGTCACACTAGGCCTCACAGGGTCATCCTAGGCCTCATTAAACCCACAGGCCTCAGAGGGTCACCCGAGGCCCCGCTTAACCTACAGGCCCTACAGGGTCACCCCAGGCCGCACTAAACCCACAGGCCTCATGGGGTCACACTAGGCCCCAGTAAACCTACAGGCCCCATAGAGTCACACTAGGCCTTATGGGGTCACTCTAGGCCCCCTAAACCCACAAGCCTCACAGGTCACACTAGGCCTCACAGGGTCACCCTAGGGCCCCACTAAACCCACAGGCCTCACAGGTCACACTCAGACTCACAGGACTATTCACCATCTTCCTTACCGGCCTCCTTAGTGTCCTGGGCCTGCTTCCTGGGCAGAGAAGAGGCCCCGCGGTCTCGGTTGCTTTCCGTGGCCTCGGGGCACTGGGCCCTGACCCTCTCCCCGCAGGTGGGCCTCCCACAGCCCGCAGTGCACCGCTGCGCCGCCCAGCTGGCCTCCGCCCTGGAGCACATCCACGCCCGCGGCCTGGTGTACCGAGACCTGAAGCCGGAGAACGTCCTGGTGTGCGACCCAGACTGCCAGCACTTCAAGCTGACCGACTTCGGCCACACGAGGCCTCGCGGGACCCTGCTGCGCCTGGCCGGGCCGCCCATCCCCTACACCGCCCCCGAGCTCTGCgcgcccccgcccctccccgaGGGCCTGCCCATTCAGCCCGCCCTGGACGCCTGGGCGCTGGGCGTCCTGGTCTTCTGCCTGCTCACAGGCTACTTCCCCTGGGACCAGCCCCTGGCCGAGGCCGACCCCTTCTACGAGGACTTCCTCATCTGGCAGGCGTCGGGCCAGCCCCAGGACCGTCCTCAGCCCTGGTTCGGCCTGGCCCCCGCGGCCGACGCGCTTCTGTGGGGGCTGCTGGACCCTCACCCCCGAAGGAGGAGCGCTGTGAGCTCCATCAGGGAGCACCTGGGGCGCCCCTGGAGGCAGCGGGAGGGTGAGGCTGAAGAAGTGGGAGCGGTGGAAGAGGAGGCTGGGCAGTGAGGAGGCCCCGGGGGATGCAGAAAGGGAAGCTGCGCCATCGAGGCCTCCAAGGCCAACAGCTTTTGGTTTCTCCTCTGTGTG
This window encodes:
- the SBK2 gene encoding serine/threonine-protein kinase SBK2, producing MPGKQSEEEPVEAGASEDSEEEGLGGLTLEELQQGQEAARALEDMMALSAQTLVQAEVDELYEEVRPLGQGRYGHVLLVTHRQKGTPLALKQLPKPRTSLRGFLYEFCVGLSLGVHSAIVTAYGIGIESAQSYSFLTEPVLHGDLMAFIQPKVGLPQPAVHRCAAQLASALEHIHARGLVYRDLKPENVLVCDPDCQHFKLTDFGHTRPRGTLLRLAGPPIPYTAPELCAPPPLPEGLPIQPALDAWALGVLVFCLLTGYFPWDQPLAEADPFYEDFLIWQASGQPQDRPQPWFGLAPAADALLWGLLDPHPRRRSAVSSIREHLGRPWRQREGEAEEVGAVEEEAGQ